From a single Triplophysa rosa linkage group LG1, Trosa_1v2, whole genome shotgun sequence genomic region:
- the mthfs gene encoding 5,10-methenyltetrahydrofolate synthetase (5-formyltetrahydrofolate cyclo-ligase) isoform X1, with the protein MLSSAPCLRGFDMAALRAAKQALRKDIKKRVATMSDQEKLRQSRVVSQKLFKHPKYLSSQRVAVFLSMQDEVRTEDVLQDIFKRGKVCFIPRYFSNSTHMDMLRLKDPEDIQNLSLTSWNIRQPGDEDAQSREEALTTGGLDLILMPGLAFDKNGNRLGRGKGFYDTYLERCGKHQREKPYTIALAFKEQLCTDIPADDRDFIIDEVLYEDEE; encoded by the exons atgttgtcaaGCGCTCCGTGTTTACGGGGTTTCGATATGGCAGCCCTGCGTGCAGCTAAACAAGCTTTAAGAAAAGACATCAAGAAGCGAGTGGCTACGATGAGCGATCAAGAGAAACTTCGACAGTCAAGAGTGGTCTCACAAAAG tTGTTCAAACATCCGAAATACCTTTCCAGCCAGCGTGTGGCTGTCTTCCTGAGCATGCAGGATGAGGTCCGGACAGAGGACGTCCTTCAGGATATCTTCAAGCGAGGTAAAGTGTGCTTCATCCCCAGATACTTCAGCAACAGCACTCATATGGACATGCTTCGACTGAAAGACCCGGAGGACATCCAGAACCTGTCCCTCACGTCCTGGAACATCCGACAGCCGGGAGATGAAGACGCCCAGAGCAGAGAGGAGGCCTTGACTACAG GAGGACTTGATCTTATCCTCATGCCTGGGCTGGCGTTCGATAAGAACGGGAACAGGCTCGGACGAGGGAAGGGTTTTTACGACACGTATCTGGAGCGCTGCGGAAAGCACCAGCGTGAAAAGCCGTACACCATCGCCTTGGCTTTCAAAGAGCAGCTCTGTACTGACATCCCGGCGGACGATCGGGATTTTATTATCGATGAAGTCCTCTATGAAGATGAGGAATGA
- the mthfs gene encoding 5,10-methenyltetrahydrofolate synthetase (5-formyltetrahydrofolate cyclo-ligase) isoform X2: MQDEVRTEDVLQDIFKRGKVCFIPRYFSNSTHMDMLRLKDPEDIQNLSLTSWNIRQPGDEDAQSREEALTTGGLDLILMPGLAFDKNGNRLGRGKGFYDTYLERCGKHQREKPYTIALAFKEQLCTDIPADDRDFIIDEVLYEDEE, from the exons ATGCAGGATGAGGTCCGGACAGAGGACGTCCTTCAGGATATCTTCAAGCGAGGTAAAGTGTGCTTCATCCCCAGATACTTCAGCAACAGCACTCATATGGACATGCTTCGACTGAAAGACCCGGAGGACATCCAGAACCTGTCCCTCACGTCCTGGAACATCCGACAGCCGGGAGATGAAGACGCCCAGAGCAGAGAGGAGGCCTTGACTACAG GAGGACTTGATCTTATCCTCATGCCTGGGCTGGCGTTCGATAAGAACGGGAACAGGCTCGGACGAGGGAAGGGTTTTTACGACACGTATCTGGAGCGCTGCGGAAAGCACCAGCGTGAAAAGCCGTACACCATCGCCTTGGCTTTCAAAGAGCAGCTCTGTACTGACATCCCGGCGGACGATCGGGATTTTATTATCGATGAAGTCCTCTATGAAGATGAGGAATGA